One window from the genome of Paraneptunicella aestuarii encodes:
- a CDS encoding DUF3619 family protein codes for MTYRSDKSTDDLQLTKQVIEQLDASNDALPEKVTQDIAMARQRALMQARTQARNAKLNKGAKSLGRSWSMPALALGTPLAIALVAALLVSYQSNEAIPELPVQLVMEDMSVDDMALINDMEFAQDLEFADWLAQQDEEALL; via the coding sequence ATGACGTACAGATCTGATAAATCGACTGATGATCTGCAACTGACCAAGCAGGTTATAGAACAACTTGATGCGTCCAACGATGCCTTACCTGAAAAGGTTACACAGGATATTGCTATGGCTCGGCAAAGGGCTCTAATGCAAGCAAGAACACAGGCCAGAAACGCCAAACTTAATAAAGGTGCCAAGAGCCTCGGGCGTTCATGGAGCATGCCTGCTTTAGCACTGGGAACACCCCTGGCTATTGCGTTAGTTGCTGCGCTGCTTGTAAGCTATCAATCCAATGAGGCGATACCGGAACTTCCTGTTCAATTAGTGATGGAAGATATGTCCGTTGACGATATGGCCTTAATCAATGATATGGAGTTTGCACAAGACCTTGAATTCGCAGATTGGTTGGCTCAACAAGATGAAGAGGCACTGTTGTAA
- a CDS encoding GAF domain-containing protein — protein MKKPEIPGNEQERLCLLDSLNILDTPPESRFDDITKEAKEYYQVPIALVSIVDADRQWFKSCQGLDVSETHRDISFCGHAIHHDEILYIPDALEDIRFATNPLVTGEPKIRFYAGAPLIIRDELRIGTLCIIDRKPRYFDDEEFDKLRELANRVQAELNAGR, from the coding sequence ATGAAGAAACCTGAAATTCCCGGTAATGAACAAGAACGTCTTTGTTTATTAGATTCGCTCAATATTCTTGATACCCCTCCTGAATCAAGATTTGATGATATTACCAAAGAAGCAAAAGAGTATTATCAAGTCCCTATCGCACTGGTCAGCATTGTTGATGCTGATCGACAGTGGTTTAAATCCTGTCAGGGATTGGATGTATCTGAAACACATCGCGATATTTCTTTCTGTGGTCATGCAATTCATCATGACGAAATTTTATATATTCCTGATGCCTTGGAAGATATTCGCTTTGCTACGAATCCTTTGGTAACAGGAGAGCCTAAAATACGCTTTTATGCAGGTGCTCCATTGATCATCCGGGACGAGCTACGTATAGGCACGTTGTGTATTATCGATCGCAAACCGCGATATTTTGATGATGAAGAATTTGATAAGTTAAGGGAACTCGCCAATAGAGTTCAAGCTGAACTTAATGCTGGACGTTAA
- a CDS encoding crotonase/enoyl-CoA hydratase family protein codes for MPQQPNTVDMPIVDQSKHPVTLDIVDNIAIVTLNRPDKHNALNMDMFKAIDKVSGKLRKNKHIRAVIVQGSGVDFCTGLDIKSILTKPLSGLKLLWKWFPGSSNLAQRVSTNWRKIPVPVIMSIHGRCWGGGLQIALGADFRICTPDSTLSVMEAKWGLIPDMGGTVGMREIVPLDKALDFAMTAREITAQEALECHLITEISDNPKERSLALAKQIAENSPDAVAKIKRVFHKSWHNNDWATLARESFWQWFMLLGKNQRIAVKRHSGKSDTPYKPRS; via the coding sequence ATGCCCCAACAGCCAAACACTGTAGATATGCCCATTGTGGATCAATCCAAACATCCCGTCACATTGGACATAGTAGATAACATTGCCATAGTAACTTTGAATCGACCAGACAAGCACAACGCACTGAATATGGATATGTTTAAGGCCATTGATAAAGTTTCCGGCAAATTACGTAAAAACAAGCATATTCGAGCCGTTATTGTGCAAGGAAGTGGCGTCGATTTTTGCACCGGGCTAGATATCAAATCGATCCTGACCAAACCGCTGAGTGGCTTAAAACTGCTTTGGAAATGGTTTCCTGGCTCTTCAAACCTGGCACAAAGAGTCAGTACCAATTGGCGCAAAATTCCGGTTCCGGTCATCATGAGCATTCATGGCAGATGTTGGGGCGGTGGCTTGCAGATCGCACTTGGCGCAGACTTTAGAATTTGTACTCCTGATAGCACTCTTTCTGTCATGGAGGCTAAATGGGGCTTGATTCCCGACATGGGAGGAACGGTAGGCATGAGAGAAATTGTGCCTCTGGATAAAGCCCTCGACTTTGCAATGACCGCAAGGGAAATCACGGCTCAAGAAGCGCTGGAATGCCACCTGATAACCGAAATTAGTGACAATCCGAAAGAGCGCTCTTTAGCGCTTGCTAAGCAAATCGCAGAAAACTCACCAGATGCAGTTGCAAAGATAAAGCGAGTCTTTCATAAGTCCTGGCATAACAATGATTGGGCAACGCTGGCAAGAGAGTCTTTCTGGCAATGGTTTATGTTGCTTGGAAAGAACCAGCGTATCGCAGTGAAGCGTCATTCCGGAAAATCGGATACACCATATAAGCCTCGTTCTTAA
- the rpsT gene encoding 30S ribosomal protein S20, translated as MANIKSAKKRAIQSEKRRQHNASRRSMMRTFTKKVRAAIESGDKAAAEQAYAAATPILDRMATRGLIHKNKAARHKSRLASQIKALG; from the coding sequence TTGGCTAACATCAAGTCTGCTAAGAAGCGCGCGATACAATCAGAAAAACGTCGTCAGCATAACGCTAGCCGTCGTTCCATGATGCGTACCTTCACCAAGAAAGTACGTGCAGCCATTGAGTCTGGTGATAAAGCAGCCGCAGAGCAAGCATATGCTGCAGCTACGCCTATCCTTGACCGTATGGCTACCAGAGGTTTGATTCACAAGAACAAAGCGGCACGTCATAAGAGCCGTTTAGCTTCTCAAATCAAAGCGTTGGGCTAA
- a CDS encoding GNAT family N-acyltransferase: MFTVDEVLTKHYPQLAERPWLFKSLSFILRHLLHESECKEFGERYPHLQGIDFVEQVLEYFNVSYSVRDTEIENIPTEGPVVIIANHPIGSLDGLALIKLVSEIRPDVKAIANEMLMSLKPLRSMLLPVNVMTGSSRREDIERINQHINSGKALIVFPAGEVSRLRPHGVRDTKWHTGFVRMAMSAKAPILPIFIDAKNSPLFYSASMLYKPLATMLLVKEMFKHRRSDLPMRIGRLIPYESYGDMKISIKAKTRLFKRHLYRIGSNKSGIFNTQNAIAAPEDRKELAKAIKTSCELLGYTADGKEIHLYRYQGSSPILREIGRLREIAFRAVGEGCNKRRDTDQFDTEYLHLILWDKEDLEIVGAYRLGDAKRLIETHGKDGLYSATLFNYDDAMTPYFERGLELGRSFVQPKYWGKRSLDYLWYGIGAFLTRYPQYQYLFGPVSLSNSFPEAAKELLVAFYQIYFGNKDNIAVSKCPYNLPKELQSAFSGADYKEDFTKLKHLLANMGVAIPTLYKQYTELCEPGGVQFLSFGVDPDFSDCIDGLILVDLHKLKDKKRQRYMPDTIQQEVA; encoded by the coding sequence ATGTTCACTGTTGATGAAGTGCTCACCAAACACTATCCCCAGTTGGCAGAACGCCCCTGGTTGTTCAAATCCCTCAGCTTTATTCTACGCCACCTGTTACATGAATCAGAATGCAAGGAATTCGGCGAGCGCTACCCTCACCTGCAAGGGATTGATTTTGTTGAACAAGTGCTTGAATACTTTAACGTCAGCTATTCTGTTCGCGATACCGAAATAGAGAACATTCCCACCGAAGGCCCTGTTGTTATTATTGCCAACCACCCTATTGGTTCATTGGATGGACTCGCGCTTATCAAACTGGTCAGCGAAATCCGCCCCGATGTGAAAGCTATCGCCAATGAAATGCTGATGTCTTTAAAACCCTTACGTTCAATGCTGTTACCGGTGAATGTCATGACTGGCAGTTCTCGCAGAGAAGATATTGAACGTATTAATCAGCATATTAATAGCGGCAAAGCACTTATTGTTTTTCCTGCGGGCGAAGTCTCTCGTTTGCGTCCTCATGGCGTGAGAGACACCAAATGGCACACAGGCTTCGTACGCATGGCAATGTCAGCTAAAGCACCGATACTGCCAATTTTCATTGATGCCAAGAACTCCCCCTTATTTTACAGCGCGTCCATGCTCTACAAACCACTAGCCACCATGCTGCTAGTGAAAGAAATGTTTAAACATCGTCGTAGTGATTTGCCCATGCGTATAGGCAGATTGATCCCCTATGAATCCTACGGTGACATGAAGATCTCCATTAAAGCCAAAACACGACTTTTCAAGCGTCATCTTTACCGCATAGGCAGCAATAAATCGGGTATTTTCAATACCCAAAATGCTATCGCCGCTCCGGAAGACCGAAAAGAGCTGGCAAAAGCCATTAAAACCAGTTGTGAATTGCTGGGATACACTGCCGATGGCAAAGAAATCCATTTATATCGTTATCAGGGAAGCTCTCCTATTTTGCGTGAAATAGGCCGTTTGCGAGAAATCGCTTTTCGGGCTGTAGGAGAAGGATGCAATAAACGTCGAGACACCGACCAGTTCGACACGGAATATTTGCACCTGATACTGTGGGATAAGGAAGATTTAGAAATTGTTGGTGCTTATCGCTTGGGTGACGCCAAAAGGCTCATTGAAACCCACGGCAAAGATGGGCTTTATTCAGCCACGCTATTTAATTATGACGACGCTATGACGCCCTATTTTGAACGCGGTTTAGAATTAGGCAGAAGCTTCGTACAACCAAAATATTGGGGCAAACGCAGCCTGGATTATCTTTGGTATGGCATTGGCGCGTTCCTAACACGTTACCCACAGTATCAATATCTGTTTGGGCCTGTCAGCCTGAGCAACAGCTTCCCGGAAGCAGCGAAAGAATTGCTGGTCGCCTTTTACCAAATTTACTTCGGTAACAAAGACAATATTGCCGTTTCCAAATGCCCCTACAACTTGCCCAAAGAACTACAAAGTGCTTTTAGTGGAGCTGATTACAAGGAAGACTTCACTAAATTAAAACACCTGTTAGCCAACATGGGCGTTGCGATCCCGACCTTGTACAAACAGTACACCGAGCTATGTGAGCCCGGTGGCGTACAGTTTCTTAGTTTCGGCGTAGACCCGGATTTTAGCGATTGTATTGACGGTCTTATTCTGGTTGACCTACACAAGCTAAAAGACAAAAAACGCCAGCGTTATATGCCTGATACCATTCAACAAGAGGTTGCCTAA
- a CDS encoding lipase family protein: protein MLLLLGFSAISSANMGVAFVHGTGNQTDAYNDYWTGDFVKSVMSGNGTRYTIINCEFEEYMWTSPAAGCLAGQLTSFINAQGITSLNVITHSNGGNVVRWIMSNPTWDSRYPNIINKINKVIALAPSSKGTPLANAVMNGTVFESILGWILGYQSDAVRMQQTSWMASYNANYLYGTSGRPSLPKTFKSVVGSDVESSPFDGDSYCGGYQYQVALEVTQNWLASCSDGFLECSSQAGAGSVWFYDTSRTKGSEPLSHHQSRRDCFNLDTIIRADI from the coding sequence ATGTTACTGTTGCTGGGTTTTTCAGCGATTAGTAGCGCAAACATGGGGGTCGCCTTTGTACATGGTACAGGTAACCAAACTGACGCCTACAATGATTACTGGACTGGCGATTTCGTTAAGTCTGTCATGTCTGGTAACGGCACCCGTTACACAATCATCAACTGTGAATTTGAAGAGTACATGTGGACAAGCCCGGCTGCAGGTTGTTTGGCTGGTCAATTGACTTCTTTCATTAATGCGCAAGGCATTACTTCTCTTAACGTTATTACTCACTCAAATGGTGGTAATGTTGTTCGTTGGATCATGTCTAACCCTACTTGGGATTCTCGTTATCCAAACATCATCAACAAGATTAACAAAGTTATCGCGTTGGCTCCTTCAAGCAAAGGTACTCCTTTGGCAAATGCCGTAATGAACGGTACTGTGTTTGAATCAATTCTTGGCTGGATCCTGGGTTACCAAAGTGATGCAGTAAGAATGCAACAAACCAGCTGGATGGCTTCTTACAATGCTAACTACTTGTACGGCACTTCTGGTCGTCCTTCTCTACCTAAAACCTTCAAGTCTGTTGTAGGTTCTGACGTAGAATCTTCTCCTTTTGACGGTGACAGCTACTGTGGTGGTTATCAGTATCAGGTTGCTCTTGAAGTGACTCAAAACTGGTTGGCGAGCTGCTCAGACGGTTTCCTTGAGTGTTCTTCTCAAGCCGGTGCTGGTAGCGTTTGGTTCTATGACACTTCACGCACTAAAGGTAGTGAGCCATTGAGCCATCACCAATCACGTCGTGATTGCTTTAACCTAGACACTATTATCCGTGCGGATATCTAA
- a CDS encoding M28 family peptidase, whose protein sequence is MAVQSVPSKTLLISAIFSLLVGFPSQANSDNVEKLTTASSNSNLAYEIVSSLTLEVGPRIAGSEGDKKAVAWAEAKFNELGFDKVYKQPVRVRNWSRGLSEAKILTPYSHNLVVSALGGSIATPEKGLQAEVVMVESLEALQQTPADDVAGKIVFINKKMERDKAGKGYGPVVVGRSQGAIEAARSNAVAVLIRSVGTDNSRFAHTGAMRYSPDVPKIPAGALSNSDADVLAAIIEQGNPVKLSLNMQAKEHGWQTSYNVIGEITGTEKPEEVVLIAAHLDSWDEGTGALDDGAGVGVVMAAAKLIKETMGSPKRTIRVVLYANEEFGLVGAKQYVKDNLDDLKNIIVAAESDFGAGKIYQFDTRFAEQALPFAKKVSTLLAPLGIEEGSNTATGGPDIYMLPSHGVPVVSLRQDGTEYFDYHHTANDTLDKIDLEAIRQNQTAYAIFAYMMANNDVDPRPAPELEPVQ, encoded by the coding sequence ATGGCAGTTCAATCAGTTCCCTCAAAAACACTTCTCATATCGGCAATATTTTCACTGTTAGTTGGTTTTCCTTCACAGGCTAACAGCGATAATGTGGAAAAATTAACAACAGCCTCAAGTAACAGTAACTTAGCCTACGAAATTGTGAGCTCCCTGACTTTGGAAGTTGGGCCAAGAATAGCGGGTAGCGAAGGCGACAAAAAAGCCGTTGCCTGGGCAGAAGCCAAGTTCAATGAATTAGGGTTTGATAAGGTTTATAAACAACCCGTGCGAGTCCGTAATTGGTCTCGGGGTTTATCTGAAGCCAAAATCCTCACGCCCTACTCTCATAATCTCGTCGTTAGTGCCTTGGGAGGTTCCATTGCAACGCCAGAAAAAGGCTTGCAGGCTGAAGTGGTCATGGTGGAATCGCTAGAAGCACTACAGCAGACTCCAGCAGATGATGTTGCAGGTAAAATCGTATTTATTAACAAGAAAATGGAACGAGACAAAGCAGGGAAAGGATATGGCCCTGTCGTAGTAGGTCGCTCACAAGGCGCAATTGAAGCTGCTCGCTCTAATGCTGTTGCAGTGCTAATTCGCTCTGTCGGTACGGATAATTCACGCTTTGCTCATACCGGTGCTATGCGCTACAGCCCGGATGTACCCAAAATTCCAGCAGGTGCATTATCTAATTCAGATGCAGATGTGCTTGCCGCAATAATTGAACAAGGCAATCCCGTAAAATTATCGCTTAATATGCAAGCGAAAGAACACGGCTGGCAAACGTCTTACAATGTGATTGGTGAAATCACCGGAACAGAGAAACCGGAAGAGGTTGTATTAATAGCCGCACATCTGGATTCCTGGGACGAAGGCACTGGTGCTCTGGATGACGGTGCAGGCGTTGGTGTTGTTATGGCTGCTGCTAAACTGATTAAAGAGACAATGGGTTCACCCAAACGTACTATTCGAGTTGTTCTTTATGCTAACGAAGAATTCGGTTTGGTTGGCGCAAAACAATATGTTAAAGACAATCTTGATGATTTAAAGAACATCATTGTTGCAGCTGAATCTGACTTCGGGGCAGGCAAAATTTATCAATTCGATACTCGCTTTGCAGAGCAAGCTTTACCTTTCGCCAAAAAAGTCTCGACCTTACTTGCTCCATTAGGCATTGAAGAAGGCAGCAACACGGCAACGGGCGGGCCAGACATATACATGCTTCCCAGCCACGGAGTGCCCGTAGTATCCTTACGTCAGGATGGAACCGAATACTTTGATTATCATCACACGGCTAACGACACCCTGGATAAAATCGACCTTGAGGCTATCAGGCAAAACCAGACAGCCTACGCCATATTCGCCTATATGATGGCAAACAATGATGTCGATCCTCGCCCGGCTCCTGAGCTGGAACCGGTACAATAA
- a CDS encoding RNA polymerase sigma factor, producing MRFDNLMLRSAEQQSLEDVSIEAFLQSIEKKAYRMALLALSNHADAIDVLQDSMLKLVSNYEDRPSHEWKPLFYKILQNRIRDFQRQYKMKNLLFFWKSDDHDNLIEEWSDDDENHPELDVGKERMQAHVLKALQALPEKQQQCFLMRSWEGMSVIETAKAMGCSEGSVKTHYFRAVNKLRELLGEEYDVQI from the coding sequence ATGCGATTTGATAATCTAATGCTACGTAGCGCTGAACAACAATCTCTGGAAGATGTTTCTATTGAAGCATTTTTGCAGAGTATTGAGAAAAAAGCCTATCGCATGGCTTTGTTAGCGCTATCTAATCATGCGGATGCTATCGATGTACTGCAAGACAGCATGTTGAAGTTGGTGAGTAACTATGAAGATCGTCCGAGCCATGAATGGAAGCCATTATTTTATAAAATATTGCAGAACAGGATTCGTGATTTTCAGCGTCAATACAAAATGAAGAATTTGTTATTTTTCTGGAAATCAGATGACCATGACAACCTTATCGAAGAATGGAGCGATGATGATGAAAATCATCCTGAGCTGGATGTTGGCAAAGAAAGAATGCAGGCTCATGTATTAAAAGCGTTGCAAGCGTTACCAGAAAAACAGCAACAATGTTTTTTAATGCGTAGTTGGGAAGGTATGTCTGTGATTGAGACGGCTAAGGCAATGGGATGCTCCGAGGGAAGTGTCAAAACGCATTATTTCAGGGCTGTGAATAAACTACGAGAACTCCTGGGTGAAGAATATGACGTACAGATCTGA
- a CDS encoding TonB-dependent receptor, producing MASFDISDDWVISLDVGSQEDDVQVNNNLHASSNNDSWGAGLSYYWENWVFTYNYSNWQDELVIIGVPPDGSRPPMTVYRQTNDSPTHAFRAGYYWQGADWQLGVSTGIHFNEWEQFTQFNNPQDPRPPQDALDEGETTFVSISANGAKFFSLNNSHDLVIGSSISWNELTNDDANAVVRNGRPVNQIPNRNAINRLNSSVVSGSESYGQANLYASWSMTSNWMLDISLGSDFGDSDSSQFWSLNIGYVF from the coding sequence TTGGCTTCATTTGATATATCCGATGATTGGGTGATAAGCCTGGATGTGGGTAGTCAGGAAGATGACGTGCAGGTAAATAACAATCTGCATGCCAGTTCAAACAACGATAGCTGGGGAGCGGGTTTAAGCTATTATTGGGAAAATTGGGTCTTTACCTACAATTATTCAAATTGGCAGGACGAGTTGGTCATTATTGGTGTACCACCCGATGGCAGCAGACCACCAATGACGGTTTATCGCCAAACCAACGATTCCCCTACCCATGCATTTAGAGCAGGATATTACTGGCAAGGAGCAGACTGGCAGCTCGGGGTATCAACAGGTATTCATTTCAATGAATGGGAACAATTCACTCAATTTAATAATCCTCAAGACCCCAGGCCGCCACAAGATGCATTAGATGAAGGAGAAACCACTTTTGTCAGCATTAGCGCCAATGGGGCTAAATTCTTCAGCCTGAACAATTCTCACGACTTGGTCATCGGAAGCAGCATATCCTGGAATGAACTGACCAATGATGACGCCAATGCAGTGGTACGCAATGGCAGACCTGTTAATCAAATTCCCAACCGTAACGCTATCAATCGATTAAATTCCAGTGTTGTATCTGGCTCTGAAAGTTACGGTCAAGCTAATCTGTATGCTTCATGGAGCATGACCAGCAATTGGATGCTTGATATCAGCCTTGGCAGCGATTTTGGTGATAGTGACAGTAGCCAGTTCTGGTCTTTGAATATAGGATACGTGTTTTAA
- a CDS encoding DUF3106 domain-containing protein, which translates to MRIFHAVLLVLCVFLSQLAHAVEWQSLTPAQQKVLSGVKDNWGNLGAERQERLLSGANRWLSMDQSQRDKVAQKFQHWQSLSPEQRDHLRQQFDRFKGLPPGERDKIKRAYNNFKKLPPEKQKLLRDKFKTRRPSEGRPVPRPPKPRRN; encoded by the coding sequence ATGAGAATTTTTCATGCTGTCTTGCTTGTGCTTTGTGTCTTCTTGTCGCAATTAGCCCATGCTGTCGAATGGCAGTCATTAACACCTGCACAGCAAAAGGTGTTATCTGGGGTGAAAGATAATTGGGGTAATTTGGGAGCTGAAAGGCAAGAGAGGCTTTTATCTGGAGCAAATCGTTGGTTGTCTATGGATCAGTCTCAGCGAGATAAAGTCGCTCAAAAATTCCAGCATTGGCAGTCGCTATCGCCAGAGCAACGAGATCATTTACGCCAGCAATTTGATCGCTTTAAAGGTTTACCTCCTGGTGAGAGGGATAAAATCAAGCGGGCATATAATAATTTCAAAAAACTTCCTCCTGAGAAGCAAAAGCTGCTCAGAGATAAATTCAAAACAAGAAGGCCATCAGAAGGGCGCCCTGTTCCAAGACCTCCCAAGCCTCGCCGTAACTAA
- a CDS encoding UDP-2,3-diacylglucosamine diphosphatase — translation MTVKQHYRTVWISDIHLGYRDCKAEYLLDFLHHTKIETLYLVGDIVDMWAMSKQFLWPKSHNELFHYLIGLPEKGTKVIYLPGNHDEPAQKYDGMMFGEVAIHRQCIHTTAAGKRLLLLHGDQFDQEVCFGPIHTWIGDKGYDLLLFLNRWYNKARAWIGFPYWSLAGYIKSRISGANKAIERYRNACIDKAKSMGLDGVVCGHIHHPETIEQEGITYYNDGDWIENCSALTEDSKGNIELVYWTQIRSKVEILQLDRQLEQKSSGQKAA, via the coding sequence ATGACAGTAAAACAACATTACCGCACCGTTTGGATATCAGACATTCACTTGGGATACCGCGACTGCAAAGCCGAATATTTGCTCGACTTTTTACACCACACCAAAATAGAAACCTTATATCTGGTAGGCGATATCGTTGATATGTGGGCGATGAGCAAACAGTTTCTGTGGCCAAAATCCCACAATGAATTATTTCATTACCTGATAGGACTCCCGGAAAAAGGCACAAAAGTTATTTATCTTCCCGGAAATCATGATGAACCGGCACAAAAGTACGACGGCATGATGTTTGGCGAAGTGGCAATTCATCGTCAGTGTATTCACACCACAGCCGCCGGCAAACGCTTGCTTCTGTTGCATGGAGATCAGTTCGATCAGGAAGTCTGCTTTGGCCCCATTCACACCTGGATTGGTGATAAAGGCTACGACCTGCTTCTATTCCTAAACCGTTGGTACAACAAGGCCAGAGCCTGGATAGGCTTTCCTTATTGGTCACTGGCGGGCTATATAAAAAGCCGTATCAGCGGGGCAAATAAGGCCATTGAACGCTATCGCAATGCATGTATCGATAAAGCTAAATCGATGGGACTAGATGGTGTGGTATGTGGTCATATTCACCACCCGGAAACCATTGAGCAAGAAGGAATCACCTACTATAACGACGGTGACTGGATCGAAAACTGCTCAGCCTTAACGGAAGACTCCAAGGGTAATATCGAGCTGGTTTACTGGACGCAAATACGCTCAAAAGTAGAAATACTTCAACTCGACAGACAACTGGAACAAAAGTCTTCTGGGCAGAAAGCCGCTTAA